One Pseudorhodoplanes sinuspersici DNA segment encodes these proteins:
- a CDS encoding peroxiredoxin, which translates to MTLQINDTAPDFEAETTQGKIRFHDWLGDSWGVLFSHPKDFTPVCTTELGYMARIKPEFDKRGVKIIGLSVDPVDRHADWSKDIEETQGFAPNYPMIADSDFNVSKAYGMLPAAVSGDPTKRTPADNQTVRNVFVIGPDKKIKLVLVYPMTTGRNFDEVLRVIDSLQLTAKHKVATPAQWKQGEDVIIAGSVTDEDAKKTYPQGWKAPKPYIRIVPQPK; encoded by the coding sequence ATGACACTTCAGATCAACGACACAGCGCCCGACTTCGAGGCCGAAACAACGCAGGGAAAAATCCGCTTCCATGACTGGCTGGGCGATTCATGGGGCGTGCTGTTCTCGCACCCCAAGGATTTCACACCGGTCTGCACGACCGAACTCGGCTATATGGCGCGCATCAAACCAGAATTCGACAAACGCGGCGTGAAGATCATCGGCCTATCCGTCGACCCCGTCGACCGCCATGCCGACTGGTCGAAGGACATCGAGGAAACACAAGGTTTTGCCCCGAACTATCCGATGATCGCCGATTCCGACTTCAACGTGTCGAAGGCCTACGGCATGCTGCCGGCCGCCGTATCCGGCGACCCGACGAAGCGTACACCCGCGGACAATCAGACTGTCCGTAATGTCTTCGTCATCGGACCGGACAAGAAGATCAAGCTGGTCTTGGTCTATCCGATGACAACCGGCCGCAACTTCGATGAAGTGCTGCGCGTGATCGATTCGCTGCAGCTCACAGCCAAGCACAAAGTGGCGACGCCTGCACAATGGAAGCAAGGCGAAGACGTGATCATTGCCGGCTCTGTGACAGACGAGGACGCCAAGAAGACCTATCCTCAGGGCTGGAAGGCGCCGAAGCCGTATATCCGCATCGTCCCACAGCCGAAGTAG
- a CDS encoding alpha/beta hydrolase: MTQAPDLGFVHRYIPAADPSRPPLLLLHGTGADENDLIPLGEMLAPGAAILSPRGRVSEEGLNRFFRRHEEGVWDLPDFETRTNELAGFLARARAVYHLAPPVVLGFSNGANIGWSLMRRDPDQLAGALLMRAMLPFDPRPLPDLTGFPVLLLSGKDDPLVPSDQPSYFAALLGEAGADVTLEMVPAGHTLTQQDLIFAFNWLERYFPAQA, from the coding sequence GTGACACAGGCACCCGATCTTGGATTCGTTCATCGATACATTCCGGCGGCAGATCCGTCGCGGCCACCACTTCTGTTGTTGCATGGCACAGGCGCCGACGAGAACGACCTGATTCCGCTTGGCGAAATGCTGGCTCCAGGCGCCGCAATTCTGTCTCCGCGCGGGAGAGTGTCTGAAGAAGGTCTCAACCGCTTCTTCCGCCGTCACGAAGAAGGCGTCTGGGACCTTCCCGATTTCGAAACACGCACGAATGAGCTGGCGGGGTTTCTGGCGCGGGCGCGGGCTGTCTATCACCTGGCTCCGCCCGTCGTGCTCGGCTTTTCCAACGGCGCCAATATCGGTTGGTCGTTAATGCGGCGCGATCCGGATCAGCTTGCCGGCGCATTGTTGATGAGGGCGATGCTGCCATTCGATCCGCGGCCCCTCCCCGACCTGACCGGTTTTCCGGTGTTGCTCCTGTCCGGTAAGGACGACCCGCTCGTGCCCTCTGATCAACCATCCTACTTTGCTGCATTGCTCGGTGAAGCCGGTGCCGACGTGACGCTGGAAATGGTTCCGGCTGGACACACTCTGACGCAGCAGGATCTCATCTTCGCGTTCAACTGGCTTGAGCGATATTTTCCCGCTCAGGCGTAA
- a CDS encoding PaaI family thioesterase: MRQDQPPPFASTLGIKVIHYSPERVEAELHVRPELGNRNGNMHGGAVMALADDLGGAATIINLPENTTTATIESKTNFFAAINIGDTVRAECTPLHRGRTTMVWQTKISRGDGKLAAIVTQTQLVIPGKFGT; encoded by the coding sequence ATGCGTCAGGATCAGCCGCCGCCCTTCGCCTCCACGCTGGGCATCAAGGTCATCCACTATTCTCCCGAACGCGTCGAAGCCGAACTGCACGTGCGGCCGGAGCTCGGCAATCGCAACGGCAACATGCATGGCGGCGCGGTGATGGCGCTGGCCGACGACCTTGGCGGCGCGGCGACGATCATCAATCTTCCTGAAAACACGACGACGGCGACGATCGAAAGCAAGACCAATTTCTTTGCCGCCATCAATATCGGCGACACCGTCAGGGCGGAATGCACGCCACTTCATCGCGGACGCACCACGATGGTCTGGCAGACAAAGATTTCCCGAGGCGATGGAAAGCTCGCGGCGATCGTTACGCAGACGCAGCTCGTGATCCCGGGCAAGTTTGGGACGTGA